In Musa acuminata AAA Group cultivar baxijiao chromosome BXJ2-10, Cavendish_Baxijiao_AAA, whole genome shotgun sequence, a genomic segment contains:
- the LOC135624382 gene encoding UDP-rhamnose/UDP-galactose transporter 5-like, whose product MAPASKSDRKAPLDAAAWMFNILTSVGVIMVNKALMATHQFSFATTLTGLHFVATTLMTIVFKWLGYIQTSHLPLSELIKYVFFANLSIVGMNVSLMWNSVGFYQIAKLSMIPVSCLLEVVFDKIRYSRATKLSIVVVLVGVAICTVSDVSVNSRGLIAATIAVWSTSLQQYYVHSLQKKYSLGSFNLIGHTAPAQAMSLLMLGPFVDYWLTSKRVDAFDYNVTVVFFIFLSCIIAVGTNLSQFICIGRFTAVSFQVLGHMKTILVLVLGFFLFGREGFNLQVIFGMILAVMGMLWYGNASSKPGGKERWSYSLPIDKSQKHGLLSESGEHDGKV is encoded by the exons ATGGCACCTGCAAGCAAGAGTGATAGGAAGGCACCGTTAGATGCAGCTGCTTGGATGTTCAATATTCTAACATCTGTTGGAGTTATCATGGTCAACAAGGCCTTAATGGCTACTCATCAATTCAGTTTCG CTACAACATTAACTGGTCTGCACTTTGTCGCAACCACACTCATGACTATTGTATTTAAGTGGCTGGGATACATTCAAACCTCTCATTTACCTTTATCTGAGcttataaaatatgtattttttgcAAACTTATCAATCGTCGGGATGAATGTTAGTCTGATGTGGAATTCCGTCGGATTTTATCAG ATTGCCAAGCTGAGTATGATCCCAGTATCATGTCTTCTTGAGGTTGTGTTTGATAAGATTCGTTATTCTAGGGCAACAAAGCTCAGCATAGTGGTGGTTCTTGTTGGAGTTGCTATATGCACAGTTTCTGATGTGAGCGTGAATTCTAGAGGGCTCATAGCTGCGACCATAGCAGTTTGGAGCACTTCTTTGCAACAATAT TATGTGCATTCTCTTCAAAAGAAATACTCTCTCGGATCGTTCAACCTCATCGGGCATACTGCTCCAGCTCAGGCGATGTCGCTGTTGATGTTAGGGCCTTTTGTTGATTATTGGTTAACAAGCAAAAGGGTGGACGCATTTGATTACAACGTAACCGTAGTG TTCTTCATCTTTCTGTCATGCATCATTGCTGTAGGGACCAACCTTAGCCAGTTCATCTGCATCGGACGATTCACAGCAGTGTCATTTCAGGTCCTTGGGCACATGAAGACGATCCTCGTCTTAGTTTTGGGATTCTTCTTATTTGGAAGGGAGGGTTTCAATTTACAGGTAATATTCGGAATGATCTTAGCAGTTATGGGTATGTTGTGGTACGGAAATGCATCGTCGAAACCAGGGGGGAAAGAGCGATGGAGTTACTCGTTGCCCATCGACAAATCTCAGAAGCACGGACTGCTCTCAGAATCAGGAGAACACGATGGCAAAGTTTGA
- the LOC135624381 gene encoding magnesium-protoporphyrin IX monomethyl ester [oxidative] cyclase, chloroplastic-like: MAAAAAELALMKPINPISKFRKGGTLRPRSSQLRVLASSQSGATAAAAPKKKKSGKTEINETLLTPRFYTTDFDEMEQLFNTEINKKLNQAEFEALLNEFKTDYNQTHFVRNPEFKEAADKMQGPLRQIFVEFLERSCTAEFSGFLLYKELGRRLKKTNPVVAEIFSLMSRDEARHAGFLNKGLSDFNLALDLGFLTKARKYTFFKPKFIFYATYLSEKIGYWRYITIYRHLKANPEFQLYPIFKYFENWCQDENRHGDFFSALLKAQPQFLNDWKAKLWSRFFCLSVYVTMYLNDCQRTAFYEGIGLDTKEFDMHVIIETNRTTARIFPAVLDVENPEFKRKLERMVEINEKLVAVGESQDIPVVKNLKRIPLIAGLVSELVAAYLMPPVESGSVDFADFEAQIVY, encoded by the exons atggcagcagcagcagcagagctgGCTCTCATGAAGCCCATCAACCCCATCTCCAAGTTCAGAAAAGGTGGCACCTTGAGGCCTCGCAGCTCCCAACTCAGAGTCTTGGCTTCTTCGCAGTCCGGCGCCACTGCTGCCGCCGCGCCTAAGAAGAAGAAGTCGGGCAAGACCGAGATAAACGAGACACTGCTGACGCCCAGGTTCTACACCACGGACTTCGACGAGATGGAGCAGCTGTTCAACACCGAGATTAACAAGAAGCTGAACCAGGCGGAGTTCGAGGCGCTGCTCAACGAGTTCAAGACCGACTACAACCAGACGCACTTCGTCCGCAACCCCGAGTTCAAGGAAGCGGCGGACAAGATGCAGGGGCCTCTGAGGCAGATCTTCGTGGAGTTCTTGGAGCGGTCGTGCACCGCCGAGTTCTCTGGCTTCTTGCTCTACAAGGAGCTCGGGCGAAGGCTCAAG AAAACCAACCCTGTTGTGGCTGAGATCTTCTCCCTCATGTCCAGAGATGAAGCCAGGCATGCTGG ATTTCTGAACAAAGGGCTTTCTGATTTCAACTTGGCATTGGATCTGGGTTTCCTTACAAAGGCTAGGAAGTACACATTCTTCAAGCCAAAGTTCATCTTCTATGCAACATACCTATCTGAAAAGATTGGGTACTGGAGATACATCACCATATACAGGCACCTGAAGGCCAATCCTGAATTCCAACTCTATCCAATCTTCAAGTACTTTGAGAACTGGTGCCAGGATGAGAACAGGCATGGTGACTTCTTCTCTGCTTTGCTCAAAGCTCAGCCACAGTTCCTTAATGACTGGAAGGCCAAGCTGTGGTCTCGATTCTTCTGCCTCTCG GTCTATGTGACCATGTACCTGAATGATTGCCAGCGAACAGCTTTCTATGAAGGAATTGGCCTCGACACCAAAGAATTCGACATGCATGTCATCATTGAG ACAAACCGCACCACCGCAAGGATTTTCCCAGCTGTTTTGGATGTCGAAAATCCCGAGTTCAAGAGGAAGCTGGAAAGAATGGTGGAGATCAATGAGAAGCTGGTTGCCGTTGGTGAGAGCCAGGATATTCCTGTGGTGAAGAACTTGAAGAGGATACCTCTCATTGCTGGACTGGTGTCTGAGCTTGTGGCTGCCTACCTCATGCCCCCTGTTGAGTCTGGATCTGTTGACTTTGCTGATTTTGAAGCACAAATTGTTTACTGA
- the LOC135624383 gene encoding calmodulin-like, with the protein MAEQLTDDQISEFKEAFSLFDKDGDGCITTKELGTVMRSLGQNPTEAELQDMINEVDADGNGTIDFPEFLNLMARKMKDTDSEEELKEAFRVFDKDQNGFISAAELRHVMTNLGEKLTDEEVDEMIREADVDGDGQINYDEFVKIMMAK; encoded by the exons ATGGCGGAGCAGCTCACCGACGACCAGATCTCTGAGTTCAAGGAGGCCTTCAGCTTGTTCGACAAAGACGGAGATG GTTGCATCACCACTAAGGAGCTTGGGACTGTGATGCGTTCTCTAGGCCAGAACCCTACAGAAGCAGAGTTACAGGACATGATAAATGAGGTTGATGCAGATGGTAATGGGACGATTGACTTTCCTGAGTTTCTCAATTTGATGGCTCGCAAGATGAAGGATACTGACTCCGAAGAGGAGCTGAAGGAAGCCTTCAGAGTTTTTGACAAGGACCAAAATGGTTTTATCTCTGCTGCTGAACTCCGTCATGTCATGACAAACCTTGGTGAGAAGTTGACAGATGAAGAAGTTGATGAGATGATTCGTGAAGCTGATGTCGATGGTGATGGTCAAATCAATTATGATGAGTTTGTGAAAATCATGATGGCAAAATGA
- the LOC103999615 gene encoding calcium-dependent protein kinase 2, which yields MGNCFTKNPTNPAPAEGEGEAGADPVPSSAPDDAPVQKAPIPTAAFTPPSKPTAIGPVLGRPMEDVRTTYSLGKELGRGQFGVTHLCTHKATGEKLACKTIAKRKLTNKEDIEDVRREVQIMYHLSGQPNIVELKGAYEDKQSVHLVMELCAGGELFDRIIARGHYTERAAASLLRTIVQIVHTCHSMGVMHRDLKPENFLLLSKDEDAPLKATDFGLSVFFKQGEVFKDIVGSAYYIAPEVLKRRYGPEADIWSIGVMLYIFLCGVPPFWAESEQGIFNAILRGQIDFTSDPWPNISPGAKDLVRKMLNLDPKQRLTAFEVLNHPWIKEDGEAPDTPLDNAVLNRLKQFTAMNHFKKAALRVIAGCLSEEEIRGLKEMFKNMDSDNSGTITLEELKQGLAKQGTKLSENEVKQLMEAADADGNGTIDYDEFITATMHMNRMGREEHLYTAFQYFDTDNSGYITREELEQALKEKGLYDEKEIKNIISEADVDNDGRINYDEFAAMMRKGNPEPNPKKRRDVVI from the exons atgGGCAACTGCTTCACCAAGAACCCCACCAACCCCGCCCCGGCCGAGGGTGAGGGCGAGGCAGGCGCGGATCCGGTCCCGAGCTCCGCCCCCGACGATGCCCCCGTCCAGAAGGCCCCGATCCCTACGGCGGCCTTCACCCCGCCCTCCAAACCGACCGCCATCGGCCCGGTTCTTGGCCGCCCGATGGAGGACGTTCGCACCACATACTCCCTCGGGAAGGAGCTCGGCCGGGGCCAATTCGGCGTGACGCATCTTTGCACCCACAAGGCTACCGGGGAGAAGCTGGCCTGCAAGACCATCGCCAAGCGGAAGCTTACCAACAAGGAGGACATCGAGGACGTCCGGAGGGAGGTCCAGATCATGTACCACCTGTCGGGGCAGCCCAACATCGTGGAGCTGAAGGGGGCGTACGAGGACAAGCAGTCGGTGCACCTGGTGATGGAGCTGTGCGCTGGCGGGGAGCTGTTCGACCGGATCATCGCGAGAGGGCATTACACCGAGCGGGCGGCCGCGTCGCTGCTGCGGACCATCGTGCAGATCGTGCATACCTGCCACTCCATGGGGGTGATGCATAGAGACCTCAAGCCGGAGAACTTCCTCTTGCTTAGCAAGGACGAAGACGCGCCTCTCAAGGCCACCGATTTCGGGCTCTCCGTTTTCTTCAAGCAAG GAGAAGTATTCAAAGACATAGTCGGCAGCGCATATTACATAGCACCTGAAGTTCTCAAGCGAAGATACGGGCCAGAAGCTGATATCTGGAGCATAGGGGTGATGCTCTATATTTTTCTATGTGGAGTTCCTCCTTTCTGGGCTG AATCTGAACAGGGGATCTTCAATGCTATTCTGAGAGGACAGATTGACTTCACAAGTGATCCATGGCCTAACATTTCACCTGGTGCTAAGGATCTTGTGAGAAAGATGCTAAATTTGGATCCAAAACAGAGGCTAACAGCATTTGAAGTTCTCA ACCATCCTTGGATCAAAGAAGATGGAGAAGCACCTGATACACCACTTGACAATGCAGTTCTCAACAGACTGAAACAGTTCACAGCAATGAACCATTTCAAGAAAGCTGCTTTAAGG GTAATAGCAGGATGCTTATCTGAGGAAGAGATCAGAGGGCTGAAGGAAATGTTCAAAAATATGGATTCTGACAATAGTGGAACCATAACTCTTGAAGAACTGAAACAAGGTCTTGCTAAGCAAGGAACAAAGCTATCAGAGAATGAAGTCAAACAGCTAATGGAAGCT GCTGATGCAGATGGGAACGGAACCATAGATTATGATGAGTTCATTACAGCGACAATGCACATGAACAGAATGGGCAGAGAAGAACATCTGTATACAGCTTTCCAGTACTTTGATACGGACAACAGCGG CTATATTACTAGGGAAGAACTTGAGCAAGCTCTGAAAGAGAAGGGGCTGTATGACGAAAAGGAGATCAAGAACATAATTTCTGAAGCTGATGTGGACAAT GATGGAAGAATTAATTATGATGAGTTTGCGGCCATGATGAGAAAAGGGAACCCTGAACCAAatccaaagaaaagaagagatgtgGTTATTTAA